The genomic interval TGGACGCCGATGTGGTTCACCGTCGTGCCCGTGGTGCCACCGGCGGGCTTTTCCGGCGTGAAGAAGATGACGAGGTCGGGAAGCTTCATCACCTCTCGGTTGGGAAAGGCAACGGGCTCGGCGCCGAGAAGCGTCCAGAAGTGCTTCGACGCCGCGACGTCGCTTACATAGAGGTGATGGTGCCCCATGGCGACGGCGGAGCCCTTGGCGGACAGGAGCTGTGCCTCAACGGCCGTGGAAACGAAACAAAGAACGAGAGCAACGAGCTTCATGGGTTTCTCCTTCGGTTCGTCCGTCCAACGATCCTCATTGGGCCTGTCTGAGAATCTCGTTCCGGATGTCGTCGGACCATTGTAATGGACGTCTCTGTGGACGGTGCCTGCAGGGTTTGGGTCTGGGGCATGCGGTGCTGCGAGGACAGATCATGCTGGCGGGTCGGTACATCGCGTCGTCAATCCATCGGACGTTGAGGATTCTCGACACGGCAGAAAGCTCGCCGGCCGCGTCCTGGGGAATGGGAGCGGAGCCGCCCTGCCGCCGGCAGGCCTCCGCCACCGTCTGAGCCACGTCGCTCGCGTCGACCCCGCGAGATTCGAGCGCGGGGGTGAGGTCCAGACCGACGGACAGCACGTGGGGATTGCCGGCGGCGTCCCGCGCTCTCAAACAAAGGCAGCAATAGAGGCGGACCCGGTCGCGATCGATCAATGCCGAGATCTGCGCCAGGGGCTTCGCCGAGGCCCGCGACAGCATCTGGAACACCGCCCAGTTGGGGCACGGATCGGTGACGAGACGCATGTTGCCCCAGGGTAACGAGATTCCGTTGCCACGATAGACCGCTCGCAGATAGCCCGGCGGATAGGCATCGAAGTAATGCCAGTCCCGATAGGGTGAGACGCTCGTCATCCGGCGCATGACGACCGCGGGGTTGAGCCCAATCTCCGCTCCCGCCAGCGCGTCGTATCCGTGGCGCAGGAGAAAACGGCGAAACGGCTGCTTCGGGCAAAGGAGCGCGCCGGCGAAAAAGCCGCACTCGAAGTCGCGCCACGCGAAGAGGATATCCTGGGACTCCATCCATTGCGTCCGCTCTGCATCGAACACCGGCCACTCGACAAGACTCTCTCCGGTGGCATGTCTCATCTTCGGACCGTCTCCACCGTGGAGAATCGTGTGACCGAGATAGCTCGCGAGCTCGTACTTTACCCGAGCCGGTTGCCCCTCCAGGAGTCGATTGATGTAGACGGTGCGCGGAGCGTCGAAAAAGGAGCGTACGAGAGTCTTCAGCTGGCGTCCGGCATCGTCGGTCACGGCAAAGGGTTTGCGCTCGAACCAGCGAATCTCCAGATCGTGCTGACGGCAGAGCTCGAAGAGATCGTCGAGCTCCAGGGGGAAGCGTTTTCTTCCCACGTCTTCGGCGGCGCGCTCGAGATCGGGAAACTGGTTTTGATGCCGCTCCTGATGGGTTCGAATCAAGAGATGGGCGAACTGCCGGCCGCTCGTACCCGTCTGAGACAAAAGCTCCGGAATGGCGCTCTGCAGCAAATCCTTGGAGAACAGAAACCTGGGCTCCAGCGCCATCCCTTCGATCCCGTGAGCCGATGCCCTCCGAGGCGCGGCTTCGGCCTCGAGGTTCTCATCCAGGAACCACCCGAGATCGCGCTGAAAGACTTCCGCCAGCAAACGCAGGACCTTCTCGGACGGAACGCGCTGACCCGTCTCGATCATGCTCAGGTAGGAGACCGACGGCGCGGCGGCCGGATCGAGC from Vicinamibacteria bacterium carries:
- a CDS encoding VOC family protein yields the protein MKLVALVLCFVSTAVEAQLLSAKGSAVAMGHHHLYVSDVAASKHFWTLLGAEPVAFPNREVMKLPDLVIFFTPEKPAGGTTGTTVNHIGV
- a CDS encoding DUF3612 domain-containing protein, yielding MAAGLLRKTHFLGTKIRSQRRRTGLTLEDLSVRCIQLDPAAAPSVSYLSMIETGQRVPSEKVLRLLAEVFQRDLGWFLDENLEAEAAPRRASAHGIEGMALEPRFLFSKDLLQSAIPELLSQTGTSGRQFAHLLIRTHQERHQNQFPDLERAAEDVGRKRFPLELDDLFELCRQHDLEIRWFERKPFAVTDDAGRQLKTLVRSFFDAPRTVYINRLLEGQPARVKYELASYLGHTILHGGDGPKMRHATGESLVEWPVFDAERTQWMESQDILFAWRDFECGFFAGALLCPKQPFRRFLLRHGYDALAGAEIGLNPAVVMRRMTSVSPYRDWHYFDAYPPGYLRAVYRGNGISLPWGNMRLVTDPCPNWAVFQMLSRASAKPLAQISALIDRDRVRLYCCLCLRARDAAGNPHVLSVGLDLTPALESRGVDASDVAQTVAEACRRQGGSAPIPQDAAGELSAVSRILNVRWIDDAMYRPASMICPRSTACPRPKPCRHRPQRRPLQWSDDIRNEILRQAQ